Genomic window (Pseudomonadota bacterium):
AGCCAGTTTCAAAACGCCCCATTTTGGCCGATCTCTGCGTTGGGCTCAAATTTCAATCCTCGAAATACTCGATGTATTCCTGTGGTTGAAATTTTCTCCCGCCTTGAGCTTGACCAAACTGAAACGTTTTGAAAGTGGCTCTCAAGTATCAATTCATATGCTATTAACGATAATGTGACTGTAACACCACTTACCCTAAACGGCCAAAAGGGATGCCAAGCTTTCGCATTTTTGCCCGGAGAGTTGAAGGATTTAATTTCAGAAGTTTTGCAGCACCTTTTTCCCCGCCCACACGTCCGCCGGACATCTCAAGAGCCTTTATAATCATTTGTGAGGTTGCTTGCTCAAAACTAAGAGCGTTTCCCGCATCTGTTGCGGGGATCATGATATTTGAGTGAGGTATGGTATAATCCGAATTATCAAAGACAAGCGGTTTTTCCCTGTTTAAGATAAGTGCGCGTTCCACGGAGTTCTGCAGTTCCCTGACATTACCCGGCCATTCGTATTGCATCAGTTTGTCTATAGCTCCTGGGGCTAAGGATGGAATTTCCATAAATCCCAGCTCTCTGGTCTTTTTCATTATAAAATATTGCACCAGGGCGGGAATATCAGCGCGTCGGTCACGTAGCGGCGGAATCACAATGGGAAAAACCCGGAGGCGGAAATATAGGTCCTCACGGAACTTCCCCTCCGCCAGCATGGCCTCCAGATTACGGTGAGTAGCGGCAATGACACGAATATCAACCTTGATGGTTTCTGTCCCGCCAACCCGTTCAAATTCCTTTTCCTGTATTACTCGTAAAAGCCTGATCTGTGCCCCCGGTGTTAACTCGCCGATCTCATCGAGAAAGATAGTGCCCCCCTGGGCGCGTTCAAATCGGCCGCGTTTCTGAAAAAAAGCGCCTGTAAATGCGCCCTTCTCATGGCCGAAAAGCTCACTATCCATAAGGGATTCCGGAATAGCGCCACAGTTTACCTTGATAAATGGACCGTTTCTACGCGGTGACAGATTATGAATAGCCGTGGCTATAAGCTCTTTTCCGGTTCCCGTTTCTCCCAGCAACAGGACAGGGCTAGCCAGGGGAGCAACCCGGCCGACCATTTCCATTACCTGCTTCAAGCCGAATTGAGAACCCACAATTTCTTCACCCGTTTGTTGCCGCAATTCTTCCTGCAAATACCGGTTGTCATCTGTCAGAATCTCCTTGAGTCGCAGAACCTCCCTATAACGCAGGTAATTACTGAGGGAGATGGCAAAGGGTTCGTGTAAAAGCGAAAATAGCCGGGCATGCTTCTCGAAGTACTTTTCTTCTCCATTATTACCAATAAGTATACCACCAAAAAAATCCCATTCCGGCTTTGTTCCGATCGCCATAAAGGCAGCATCGGGATCACCTATAATTTCCGATAAATATCCCATAATCGGATGATCGCAAATTCGATCGGCCACAAATACTTTCGGTCTTATCTGAGGATTTATCTTCATTTCCTCGATAAGTTGTTTCGTATTTGTTGGGGCAATCGTTTTGACAGAGCTAATTTCTCCCCCACTTAAATCCGCCTTGGCTATGATTTCACCAATTCCTGTCACTGTATCATAAACAACGATGAGCATTATATCTGCTGGGATATAGTCACGGATGTACATAAAACAATCCCAAAGCGCTCTCTCAATCTCAAGGCTACCGCAAATCCTCAGCGTTGCTTCCCGGAAAAAATAATTTTCGTTTATCGGCATTAATAGCTCCTGTTAAATATAATTTGTCTTATTTAACACGTTAGCGCAACAGATGTCAAATATAACATGCAATAGTATCAAATATAACACAATAAACATTAAATCAGATATTAATAGCGGCCGTGTCTGTTTAAATATTTGTAGTTATTAGCATAAATTTTTTGGCATGATTTATGCTAAATTTAGCGAATCAACAATATTAAACTAAAGTGATCGAGACAAATTAGTTCATCCCATTTTTCAATGTAGTGCAAGCATATCAATTCCACACTCTGTAAAAAGTTAAAAAACGGCATGCACATTCACGTATGCCTGCATATAAATATAAATTTACAAAAAGAAGTTTGAAATACAAAAGGAGCCGCAGGGGTAAAGAAAGTTTGGGGCCTTCGGTGGCATACGGGTAATTCAATGCATTATTGCATGCCTGGATACTTTGATGGCAATTTTTTCTTACCTGATTGTTACAGCATTTCTATTAAAGTTACCTATTTTGAGTGTGGCAGAATCGTCATGTTCCTGCTGTCTTAGGCCATCGGTTATGTATTACTGTAATAGAGCCGTTTCATGCTTAAGGAAATATAAACGATAACGAAGAAAAATGAGACTAAAGGAGTAAAAATGGAAATGAAACAATTTAGATATTTAAGATGCTTAAAATGGTATTTATTTTTCATTCCTCTTTTTTATTGTGGTCTTGTACAGGCTGAAGAAATAGCTGATTACGGGAACCTCTTTCCACTGCAAGTTGATCAAATAGCACCTGACTTCATACAAAAGTACCAGCTGATCTGGACATCAGTAATTCTATTGGTTGTTATCGCTTATGCGGTATATAGATTAATACGCCATAAGGATTCTATACTTCTTTCTACAATGGGTGCCGGGATGATAGCTTTTTTTAATGAGGGAAACCTTGAAGTCCTTGTTCATGTCACACAGCCGGCTAATGCAATGTTGCCGGTATTTTGGAACTATGGAATGCCTATGGGGCTGGGGCTAGGTATCGGCTATGTTGCAATATTTCCGGTCGTTTCTTACATTGCCTACCGTTATCTGAAAAAAGGATTGAATACCAAGGGATTTATCATTCTATGGGCAGCGATTGCACTGAGTAACATGGCGATGGAGGTTCCTGGCATCGCAATGGGGGAGCAATACGTGTATCAACCGCCCCAAATGCTCACAATCATGGGTTTCCCGCTGTATAATGTCTGGATCAATGCAACTTCATGGCTCTTTGGTGGTGTTCTAATGTACTTTTTTGTACCAGTGCTTACGGGCTGGAAGCGGCCACTCATTTCTCTGTTACCTTTCTTTGCATTTGCTGCCGGGTGGGGCATAATGGATGTTCCGATAGTTTGTGCACTTAACATCGCCGGGATGCCAGCCTGGGGTCAGTGGACGCTGTGGTTTATCTCTCTCGGACTAAGCATCCTCATACTTATCACTCTACATAATATAGTTGCTATAACTTCCAAGTCGAGATGGAAATTACCGTGGGCGACATCGGATTCTGAAGTAGCGACGTAAAGCTTACATATCTGCGCAAGCACAGGCCCGTTGACCTGAGATACTTAGT
Coding sequences:
- a CDS encoding sigma 54-interacting transcriptional regulator, which gives rise to MPINENYFFREATLRICGSLEIERALWDCFMYIRDYIPADIMLIVVYDTVTGIGEIIAKADLSGGEISSVKTIAPTNTKQLIEEMKINPQIRPKVFVADRICDHPIMGYLSEIIGDPDAAFMAIGTKPEWDFFGGILIGNNGEEKYFEKHARLFSLLHEPFAISLSNYLRYREVLRLKEILTDDNRYLQEELRQQTGEEIVGSQFGLKQVMEMVGRVAPLASPVLLLGETGTGKELIATAIHNLSPRRNGPFIKVNCGAIPESLMDSELFGHEKGAFTGAFFQKRGRFERAQGGTIFLDEIGELTPGAQIRLLRVIQEKEFERVGGTETIKVDIRVIAATHRNLEAMLAEGKFREDLYFRLRVFPIVIPPLRDRRADIPALVQYFIMKKTRELGFMEIPSLAPGAIDKLMQYEWPGNVRELQNSVERALILNREKPLVFDNSDYTIPHSNIMIPATDAGNALSFEQATSQMIIKALEMSGGRVGGEKGAAKLLKLNPSTLRAKMRKLGIPFGRLG